A stretch of the Myripristis murdjan chromosome 24, fMyrMur1.1, whole genome shotgun sequence genome encodes the following:
- the dnajc5ga gene encoding dnaJ (Hsp40) homolog, subfamily C, member 5 gamma a isoform X2 — protein sequence MAEPNRPQRKMSTAGESLYKVLGLEKGASAEDIKKAYRKLALKYHPDKNPDNPEAAEKFKEINNANSILNDETKRKIYDEYGSMGLYVSEQFGEESVKYYFLMSKWWFKSLAVCCTLFTCCCCCCCCCFCCGKCKPPDDDENYQYVNPEDLEAQIKAEQDGGK from the exons ATGGCCGAGCCAAACCGCCCCCAGAGGAAGATGTCCACTGCTGGGGAGAGTCTGTACAAGGTGCTAGGTCTGGAGAAAGGAGCCTCAGCCGAGGACATCAAGAAGGCATATAG GAAGCTAGCGTTAAAATATCACCCAGATAAAAACCCAGACAACCCGGAGGCAGCAGAGAAGTTTAAGGAGATCAACAATGCCAATTCCATCCTCAATGATGAGACCAAGAGGAAGATCTACGATGAGTATGGCTCCATGGGCCTCTATGTGTCTGAACAGTTCGGAGAGGAGAGCGTCAAATACTACTTCCTTATGTCCAAATGGTGGTTTAAG AGCCTGGCAGTGTGCTGTACATTGTTcacctgctgttgctgttgctgctgctgctgtttctgctgtgggAAGTGCAAGCCACCTGACGATGATGAAAACTACCAGTACGTCAACCCTGAAGACCTTGAGGCCCAGATCAAAGCTGAGCAGGATGGAG GAAAGTGA
- the dnajc5ga gene encoding dnaJ (Hsp40) homolog, subfamily C, member 5 gamma a isoform X1 yields the protein MAEPNRPQRKMSTAGESLYKVLGLEKGASAEDIKKAYRKLALKYHPDKNPDNPEAAEKFKEINNANSILNDETKRKIYDEYGSMGLYVSEQFGEESVKYYFLMSKWWFKSLAVCCTLFTCCCCCCCCCFCCGKCKPPDDDENYQYVNPEDLEAQIKAEQDGGNTVIIVQPTSTPGSEGPESQPGAQTQPIPLPMPMSMPTPEPQAQAQSPTSTSPVGEENPGEMLPESK from the exons ATGGCCGAGCCAAACCGCCCCCAGAGGAAGATGTCCACTGCTGGGGAGAGTCTGTACAAGGTGCTAGGTCTGGAGAAAGGAGCCTCAGCCGAGGACATCAAGAAGGCATATAG GAAGCTAGCGTTAAAATATCACCCAGATAAAAACCCAGACAACCCGGAGGCAGCAGAGAAGTTTAAGGAGATCAACAATGCCAATTCCATCCTCAATGATGAGACCAAGAGGAAGATCTACGATGAGTATGGCTCCATGGGCCTCTATGTGTCTGAACAGTTCGGAGAGGAGAGCGTCAAATACTACTTCCTTATGTCCAAATGGTGGTTTAAG AGCCTGGCAGTGTGCTGTACATTGTTcacctgctgttgctgttgctgctgctgctgtttctgctgtgggAAGTGCAAGCCACCTGACGATGATGAAAACTACCAGTACGTCAACCCTGAAGACCTTGAGGCCCAGATCAAAGCTGAGCAGGATGGAG GTAACACAGTAATCATAGTTCAGCCCACATCCACTCCGGGTTCAGAGGGCCCAGAGAGCCAGCCTGGGGCGCAGACCCAGCCTATCCCCCTGCCCATGCCCATGTCCATGCCTACACCTGAGCCACAGGCCCAGGCCCAGTCACCGACCTCAACCAGTCCAGTCGGGGAAGAAAACCCCGGAGAGATGCTACCGGAGTCAAAATGA